The sequence below is a genomic window from Brettanomyces bruxellensis chromosome 9, complete sequence.
TGAACTGGCTATTTATAGATTCAAAAGTACTTGGCTTTGGATTCATTGGTGCAGCAGTTGCGGCAGCTGTTAATTATTGGCTCAcgcttatttttttggtgctTTTTGTGATGTTCATTGATGGAAAGCAGTGCTGGGAGGGCCTTACTAGACAAGCTTTTACAGATTGGGCTGAACTGTCAGCACTAGCATTTCCTGGCGTTATAATGCTCTTAGCAGAATCTATGGCTTATGAAGTCTTGACGCTTCTTGCATCATATTTCGGCACTAACGAACTTGCAGCACAATCTGCACTTTCATCGGTGGTTTCGCTTTTATACATGATCCCATTTGCTTTGTCCGTGGCTTCATCGACAAGAATTGCTAACTTTGTTGGTTCTGGCAACATTTCTTCAGCTAATGTTGCTGTTCACGTGGGAATGACGTCCGCAGTTCTGTCAGCTCTTGTAAATTCGACCGTTATATTCCTCTTTTCTAGGCCGATAGCAAAACTGTTTACAGATGATGCGACTGTTCAGGATAAAATCATTTCCTTATGTCCACTTATGTCATTATTTGTTGTATTTGATGGTTGGGCTTGTGTTGCAAGCGGAATATTAAGAGCTCTTGGCTTACAGGGGATTGGAGGCACAATTAATATGGTTGGATACTATCTCATATCACTACCGTTGGCACTTTTGTTAGGATTCACCTTGAGGATGCAATTGGCTGGTTTGTGGATAGGAAATGGCGCTGGCCTTTTGTTAATAGGAATAGCAGAAACTTGGGTTATATATACAGCTGATTGGGACGCTGTTATATCAGATGCCAAGAATCGAAACACATTGGAAGACTCTGATTGAAAGTTAAGGAGCATAAAggagctttttttttagtaaTACTGTAATTTATAGATgataaaatgtattttGTTGGGATCCAGATGATTTGGGATATTACGAAAATTATAGTTAAAATTTTAGTCAAAATCGAATGAAAActcaaaaagataataataataataatgttattttttttttttttgaagctACGGATGCACAAGCCTGAGGCTTTTTGAACGGTGAGGGTTTTTAAACGATCATTTCTGTTGAAACTTGAACGAATGGtgcaaataaaacaaatcaCCTGCATAAGAATTGGTGATATATAAATACACACACTTGAAATGGAAGATACAAAATTTAAGAACACTGAAGGTTTACCATCAATTGAGGAAAATGGGCGACCTATCTCGTTTTCAAGCGATCATAATGATGCTAACAACGATATTGCATTAGGCAATAGTACTGAAATTGAGGAACCTTCCGCTTATGGATCGGCATCATCATTTGATTCGCCGAGTGTTAGCTTGAATGGAGATATTATTTTGACGGATGCAAGATCAACTGCAAGTTTAAAGACGAATTCCAACATTCATCATACGAGGAAGGTATCCGACGCATCATTTTCACTGTTAACACCAACAATCAGTACATCAAATTATAACAATTCCTCCGTTTCTTTAGGCATAAACAATCTTTCTGCCACATCGGTTTCTCCACTTGGGCAAAATTCCATCTATGAATTGATTGAAAATGCGCAGTATAGATCGAAGGCGACCTCTACAGGATATTTAACCACCATGAGTTCACCGAGTCAGATAAATATTAGAGGGCCAACAACAAGGGATATTCCAGCAATAAAGTTAAGTAAAATTACGAAAGTTAAGGATCAACAGTTCCAGCCATATTTAAATACGGTTTCCGATTCATTTAAGCAATTTGAATCCCACAAGACGCTAACGAAATCCACCCTTGAGGCATATATGGCACAGTTAAACAGAgaagatagaagaaaaggacTGTCACAGAATGCTAAAACTCGGAAGAGAGAAATAACTTCGAGTATAAACTCAAGTACGATGACAGGAGGTTCAACAAATGAAACTGCCACATTTCTTGCTGACAATATTAATCATCCAAAACataaatatacaaaaatggaagataCCTTTGGAATGGATGCGCTTGATAGTGCCGAGTTGACATCAAATTCACTTGAGAAAGTTCcagagatatttttttcgaatGATTTTCGATTGGATGATCCTCGTGTTTTCAATGAGGTTATtggaaacaagaaaattctACAAGAAACTATCGATTATAACGGAGAGGGCGAGCAGAAATCCGTGGTCGACAACAATGTTCTTCAGGAAAgattttcttcatatttaGATATCATTGAAATTCATTTGATACATGAGATATCGAAATCATCTGGATCATTTTTCAGCGCTCTAGGAGATTTGAGGAAGATCTCCGAAAGTTCGAATAAACTCACAGAGAAGCTGAATACAATTGACCACAAATTATCTTCTCTGGGAGATGAAAAAGTTTTCCCAATGATTGATATCTTGCAGATGgttagaaaaagaaataatattgcACGACTAGAGCAATCCCTACTTCAATTAAGCACAATTATGCATCAGGCGGATATGGCTGAATCATCATATTTCAATGCAAACTATGAGAAGGTCCTAGAAATAACGGAAGCTGTTTATGCACTCATTAAAGGtgacaaaacaaataaaattgttTTTGAGCTCACTAAAAGCTGGAATTATGATCTTATCAATATGGATTCGTTAAAAGcactttttcctttgaaaCGATTGTTATCAAATCTGATTTCGGATACAGGTAAATCATTTGCAAAACTTTTCTGTGATTATTTGATAGATGATCTTCGAAGGGTTTACGaaaattcatcaataaCGGAGGTAACCGAGAGAATGGCAGGAAGTTTGAATCATGATGGTGGTAACACATTTCGTAAGAAAACGTCCGGGACTAAGGGTAATTATCAAAAAGTAGACAGTGACTTCAAAAATGGACTTGAGAAATATATCAGAGGCTTAATACGCTGTGGTGAAATTACAAGTGCATACAGGACTTACGAGGATCATTTTCTGACGGAGATGAAGACAATTATCAGGTCATTTCTGTCTCCAgagaaaatggaaaatattggaaaCTCTGGTACTAGTATATCCGGTCTCTCGGGTGATTCGAGGACTACTACATCAAAATTACAGCGGGGGCATAGTTTAGGTGCAATGATAAGAGCTTTGACACCAAAggaatttgaagatatgCTTTTGGGAATTTACACACAGATTTCTGAGGCATTGAGAAGGCTTACAATTCATCAGAAACTTCTTCTCGAGATTGCATTAGATAGTATAAGTGACATAACTGTTGGAAACACCTCAAATGAATTACAACCAGATTCAATTGTTCAATTAGATATTACTGATGCAATTACGTCGGCTATTGAAATTTCTCAGCGTCGAATGGCAAAGATAATGAATGCCCGCGAGTTGCAAAATTCATGTGTCACGTTGGACTATTTCTTGAGACTTTACTCTCTTAATACCATGTTCTTGGGGGAATGTGAACTAATCTCCGGTGGAAGGCTAGTGAATCCTGTTTTGCAGGATATAATTCGCgttcaatttcaaaagttcTACAGCCAATATCATCATGCGAgtatgaaaatattaagtGGAAAAGTTGAGAAGGAGATATGGCGTGAATGCTCATTGCCAAAATATTTACAGATCCTTACAAACCAAGAGGTTTCTGCTGGCAAGGATGactttgatgaatatgTTTGGATGGGTCCAATGAATTTAGAGTTTGGAAATGCAGAcgataaaaatgataataacaCGGATGGTGCATCATCTGAGGGCAGAAAAACACTTACAATCGGGGAAGAGTCATTTATTGTACCAAACGTTGTTGGTAGTATACTTGAGATGCTACAGCATTATGAAATAATTAAGATGCAGTTTCACTATGTTGACTGCGGCTGCATTATAGAGCTTCTGAAATTGCTAAACCTGAAAATTCATCAGTCTGTTTTGGGTGCACAAGCGACTAGAACTGCTGGACTTCGGAATATAACGTCAAGACACTTGGCTGTCACATCTCAACTTTTGGGATTTCTCTCTGAGCTTATTCCACATATTCGGTCCCTATTTGAAAGGCTATCCAAAGCAGACACAGTTTCGTCATTAGTGGGAAAGTTTAATGATGTTCAAAAAATGCTTATAAGTCACAGAACGGAGATATTTAATAAGCTCATTTCGATTATGGTGGACAGACTTGTGGCAGAAAAATCAGATATACAACAAATCAATTGGACACATCCACTACCAATGCAAAAGGTTCATTATTACATGGAGGGATTAGTTTCAAAGACTTTAACAATAGCCAGAATCTTACAACGATATCTTCCCGAGGACCAGTATACGCATATTTTGTCACAGatttttgataaatacAAGAATGTCCTGACAGATATATATTCTGGTATCAGATTGAAGGATTCCGTTGAAAAGGCAGTTATTATGCGGGATATAGACTATTTTCGGGAGAAGCTTGCAGATGTTTCTGGGTATAGTAATTCTGGGCAAATAATTTGGGAAAATGTCAATGCAATGATTACAGAGGAAGATGGTCATGTTATTCAACCAGATCATTTACCAAAAAGCGATGCTATAGGTATCTCTTCCAGTGTTAAGAAGTCAGTAGATCAGCCTTCAACAAAAttggatgaaaaatcaTTGGAGAAGGTATCAGGTAAGGAAGACACAAATTCtaaaatagaaaaggaAGCAAAATTTGTGCGTACGGAAGTGATGGTTGAAACTAAAAGTAAAGACGAAAGTAAAGACGAGGCAAATGAATCAAGCTACTCGGATAACAGCTCTCAGAAAGTTATGTCAAGCGATGAAAATCACAAACCTGTCAATGAAGATGCAGAACTAAAGAATTCATTAAATGCTCATAAtaaggaggaaaatgaaatcaaagaggaaaaaatgcaCAAGGAGGATGCCACggaaaaggatgaaaagacGCCAGAACATAGAAAGGACGGGGTGCGGGGAGAAGGAAATAACTTAAGTCAGGTCTTAACAACTTCAGAAACGAGTACCAGAAATACGGAAAAGGATATATTAAGTACTGAAGGTCAGACGGAATTTAAAAAGCACATTCAGGAGAAAGAGGATAATGGTCTTGTGAATGCTGACATAAACACCGAAGCTTTAGAGCATAACGCtagaaaagatgatgaacaAGATAATACACGATCAGACACACAATCAAACTTGTACGAGGATAAAGCAGACgtgcaaaaaaagcaggtAAAAGAAGGTACCCAGAAAGATCATCCAGAGAAAGACAAtgctgaaaatatattaaagaCGCAAGCATACAAAAAATCCTCTGCTACGGGACAAAATCATATAGATGGAATAGGACTGGACGCAAAACACCctgataaaatattatcaacaaATACAGATGATAACGGAAATGCCAAtttggagaagaaagaggaaaacgAAGAAGATACTCCACCattgaataatgaaaattcaaatacgggaggaagaaagaagactaatggaaagaaaaatagaaaggCAAGAAGAGGGAATggtggaagaagaaagaaaaataaataaataaacgTCCAGTATTTAGATTTGTAAAATAGAGCATCCATCTAATTTGTACTCGAGAAGTACAGttaaaagataaaagtaGAATCAATATGAAGAACCTCAACTACTTGGCAAAGATGCTAAGAAAAGAGTATGTTGAATCTTCTACTGAAATTAGGGCTGCACTACTGATGTACCTTCAAATTTGATAATGCACACTAGCGCCCGTCGACTCAATCCAAtggaatgaaaaaataataggatcgtcaaaatttttttcttgttccaTTGAGAATGCATATCAAAGACAATTATtgccaaattttttaataGGTGCTTACTCTGGTATTAATTTGATAGACCTGCGGACTTGCATACTTTTTCTAGTTCACAAAATTCCATCTGCAGTGCTTGAATTTCATCTGGAGTGACGTAACATTCCATTACATCGTTAAAAACTGAgctaaatttttttatatagTTGGAAATTCTCTTTCCTAATGTTTTTatgtttttgtttcattaCTAAAGTATGGGCCCCCTACTTTTAATGGAAGGTGACAACAACTCCTAGTCGAAAGCATACTTATACAATTACTAGTTGCCAATAGGATGGATTACAACTCGATAAATCAAACACTTCGAACACTGCGGAATCAACAGAGAAAGTTGGATATTGAAACAGGAATTCAGTATGTCACAACTTTAAAGCGTTCGATCCTGGGTAGCAGTGAGCTTGCTAAAGTTAGCTCATTGATTGTCTTAGCTAAGGCTATGCAATATTTACCGAAGTCCGATCGTCTCTTCTCATTATTTGATTCTAAACTTTTCAGTGCACTTTTCGGCGTTTTAGCAAAAGCCAACGTTGCTCCAGAACCTTACAATGCTGTTCTTGTGATCTgtacttcatttttgacTGGATCATTGGCCAAGAACCGTACTGCAAGCATGTACGATTCTCTGCTCTGGACTATTTGCGAGAGCAACTCGATTTTTGACAGTCTAGCATCTCATTTAAGCGACCAGAACGTTGGAGTGTCATCAACAATCTCTGATTTTATCTCGCAGATTCTTTATCGGAGTTTTCAGTTAGGAGATGCTTCAATAATTATACACGAGGTAAAATGCCTCATGGAATGCCATTTCTTTGATTCAATTTCCTCCTTACCGTATGATTTCAAGGCACACATGGATTCAATACCTTCTCTTAAGAAGTCGTCTATGCttattttgcattttttgataaattcATCGCTAAAGTCGGATGTTTTCTCTCCTTTAACAAATGAGAGTATTATTTCGATGTCTCGAATGATGTCTGAATGCGGATCTGGTGAGGGGAAAACGTCTACTAGAGGAGAACAATCTGGATTGCATAATGCTTCCATTCAGAATGCTGCTACTGCAGACTATGTCAAAATTGGTCTTGACACTTCGACAGATCTCCCAAATTACATACAAAGTCATTTTACACCAGCCTGTGCATTGGACCTGATTTACATGCTGAAAAGCCCTAACATGACattcaaaaagaatttTTCTGAACACACAATGTTTGCAGATCAGCGTACATACTTCCCTTTGATGAGATTTGCAATTGCTATCACGAATCAACTTGCAAGGATCGACACAGAAAGGTACCCTGGATTTTCTTTAGTGGTTCCATACTTTAACAGTGATTTGTACTATAGCTTTATGTCATGTGCATTAAAGTTTTGGATGCTCTCTAAGgcagaggatgatgattttgatcGTGTCCTAAAGCTAGTTCCAACACTTGTTTCTTATTGTGACAATATTCTACGTTCGCAACCGTATTATACGTTAAATGAACGTCTTTTGAAGCTTAAATATTCAGATCTTAAGAAGTTCCAGCTTAAGCAACTGGAATCAGATAAGCTAACTTACTGGAGCAGTTCGTTGTTGAGCTTCAATAAGGAATTGAATAAGCAAGTGTTGGAATTTGTTAGAAATCAACGTTTCTTTGAGCTCTCTAAGGGTTCTTGGGTGTACATAAATAACCCTCTTGATTCACGACCTCAACAAGGAAAGCCAGTGTACTACTTTTTGACACTCTCTTCCAATAACAGATCGCTTGTTTACAAGGAATTTACTAGAAAGCATGCACACCGACCAAATATTGATAAGGATGGTGCTATTATAGAATTTAAGAACGTTACCAGAGTTGActataagaagaagaatgaagaCTTTACTGCTCATAATTTAATTACGATATCGTCAAGGTTAAAGGTTAGCCAAATTAGTATGTATACCGACAAGGGATCAGTCTTTGACTTCTATGTTGACACCGAAGGTAAACTTTTCTCGTGGTTGGATGGCTTGAGAATGTTGATGGATGATAATTCGGCACTATCTAAAGATACCACTAATCAAATAGACATTTTGAAAGATATTCGAACTAAGATCCAGCTTCTTGACTTGGAAGATTCTCAAGAAACTGAAAAACTTCGGCAGAAGCCGGTCCCAACCTTCGAACCAGTGGAACTTCAGCAAATCGCCTCaggtttttattttgaatagtctatttttttttttttatcttgctattattataaattACATTCGCAGCTTAATGTATTGTTTCGGGTCTATTTCAAACAGGTGTTTGCATTTTCCATGAATTTTTATTACTACCGAGTCAGTATCTCCAAAAATTTATATGTCTTAATTCTGTGcctgcttctgctttctcttGTAAGCCATGCGTGCTCTCTTTTTATGTTTCTTCTCAGTAATTTCCTTTCTCTTACGCCGACCACTTTGATCGTCCATTCTGtcctttcttgtttttttgtaGCTCCTTGCCTTACCTAAGTTCGCCGTCTCCTCAacctttctctttctggaGTTCGGAcccttctttattttaccAAGAGCAGAGACAACTTTGTCATGCTTTTTCTCTTGCTCAGTCTGAAACCAGGTTCTTTTCGGACGAGCCTCTATTTCATCCTTATATTTCAGCATATTCTCACCCTTCTTCAATTCCATTTCGGCCTGCAATAACTCCTTCTCGGCCTTTTCTTCACTTAaaacatcatcaacatcatccttttttgtttctatGATAGAGTTTATCTTTGAAACTTCAGCCCAATCAACTTTCCTACTCACAGCTTTTCCAGTGTGTGAACTTTCAATCTGCTTGATCGACTCTTTAACAATATGACGTTCTCTCTTACTTTCTCCCACAAATGATATAGACTTACCATCTCTTCCAGCTCTAGCGGTTCTACCAACTCTATGTAAATATATCTCATGATTCTTTGGCATATCATAATTAATAACAACTTCGATCTTTGGAATATCCAACCCTCTGGATGCCAAGTCAGTGCAAATAAGAATTGGCACCGTCAACTTTTTAAATGCTGTTATACTATCCAAACGCTGTTCTTGAGACAAAGCACCATGTAATTCCGAGACTTTAAGACCCAAGAGTCCCATAACAATACGAAGTCTATGTGCCAGAGTTTTTGTTGCCACAAAAACAATAATTCTGCTTTGATTGTTAGAATCCAATTTGGCAAGGACATCATATAATAGGGCAGATTTGAGCCCATCTCTCTTTCTAATTCTCACAAACTCCTGAAGCAAACCAGAAGCAGCAGCCTTAGGAGGGTCAATCATGATTCTGGCAGGCTTTTGAAGTGAAAGCTGAATTAAATCACTGATGTTAGAGTTCATGGTGGCTGAAAACAACATAGTTTGTCTCTTTTGAGGAAGGAGTTGAAGAATCTCTGTAATTTCAGCGTGAAATCCTTCTTCCAACATACGATCTGCTTCATCCAAAACCATAATTTCGACATTATCAACACTAAAAGAGGGTGAATTTCTCACATGATCAATAAAACGACCAGGTGTGGCAATGACAATATCCGGTCTCTTCTTAAGCTCTAATTCTTGCTTCCTAAGACTTAAACCACCAACTGCCATTCCAATGGTAATTCCACTAACAAATTGCGATATTCTCCTTGCGACGTCCGCAACCTGAATTGCTAATTCTCTTGTCGGAGCCATAATGACCACTCTGGTAGATGCAACATGTGCCGGCTTATAAAGAAGTCTTTCTATTATAGGAATCAAATATGCAGCCGTTTTACCAGAACCGGTTTGGGCACCGGCAACAACATCCTTACCCATTAATGCAATAGGAATTGCTGCACTCTGAACTGGGGTTGGCCGTGTGTATCCAAGCGTAGACAAACCCTTAAGAACAGGCCTTGATAAATTTAGAGATTGAAAATCTTTGAAGAGTGActtctttgcttcttcaCCAACTTTATTGTCGTAGAATCTTTCGATGGCTTCTGCGGAATCTACTTgtttttcctcctcatcttcatcttcatcttcattttcctcaaCACCCTCCGATTTACTATCATCGTCATTTTGTGATTGGTTCTTCGAATCTATCTTTGTATCGATATCATCtaacttttcttttataaAATCATTCTTGACGGTAATATCTTCCTTACCTGACTTATCAACTGtatcattatttgaaaCCTTTTCACCAACACCCATTCCAAAGCCATCAAGTGCaagttcatcatcatcattatcatcatcatcatcatcatcatcatcattatcatcatcatcatcatcattaccaccatcatcatcagacaGAGATGAATTTGTAGTAGCACCTTTGTTTTCCTCTATATCCTTACCAgaactatttttttcaatattgtCATCGTTAGCAtctttactttctttatcAGGCTCATCACTGATTTGCAATTTTCCACTTAATCcaccttttctttttataaTTCCATCTAAGTCGACatcctttctcttttgaaatgattcttctttttcttctgcagTAAAATTCCAACCCTGAAAACCTTCTGTATCTAAATCGTCTCCCATATCAAAGACAAAATCCGGAttcatcatattttcatcatctttagtagaagtatttgatttaCCTTTCTTGCTATTACTCCCAGACAGGGATGTACTTTCTGCTTCGATaacttttgctttttcctcGGTATTCTTAGAAacctcatcttcttcatcaagatCCGGAATATCTTCGGTTTCACTATCCGATATGGTAGGAATAAAGTCCAAGTTTTTAAACTTGTTGTTAATACTCTTTGCCATTTCAATGATGATTAtcgtttaattttttatgGAAGGATCACCTCTTTGATCACAGAGCATTATACCAAGCTGTATGGCTTTATAAACTTCTTGTAGCATCCTGGTAATGAAATTTTCAGcatgataagaagaaaattttcacccagaaaaatttttacaTAGCCACCAAATTTTTACACCGCCACAGACATTTGAGGGATGAAATACTTTGGTAAAAAAAGTGGTTGAGCGGACTGTATTATGCGGGGAGGGAGGAAGGAATAACGGAtgcgagaaaaaaaagaggacaCGTAAATACTTCTGAACAAAATAAACCTACCTGATTGATGCACAAATTGGAACGAGTTTGTTTAGAAGGGTCAGAGAGGGATTTCCTGAAAATTACAATGTCTTCACCCATATAGCCCACAGATTCCCTACGAATGTTACAATTTAACAATGTATATATAAGTTATACATTCCCTGTAGTATTGAAACAActttaaatatttgtaaCAGAAGTACGCAGCAGCTGCACAAAATTCTCTCACAAAAACCTGTTCAGAATGCTGAGGGTCGTCGGTCGTTCATGTTTACAACTCACAATAGGCGATTTTCTGATGTAGAACACTAATTACTAGACAGAGAACAAGTAAACAATTAGTATGTTCTAACTACgccaaatatattttgggGTGGCAAATAGTACAACTGTAAATTTAAGGTGGAGCCAGATGAAATCATAATGATTTAttgttaattttttttttctcactgTATCTCATCTCCATACTTCCTGGTAAAGCCATGCATGTGGTTGATGGAGCGTGTcagaaaaatagagaaagtcgaagaaaaaaaaattaccgGGTAAAAAATAGATGACAATTGTACAAATCTGGGTCCTATTGTCCGGTAAGAGGAATACAAAACGAAAACTCGCGTCTCTGAAAATTATGGACACATGCGTAAGTATATAAATGCGACGACTCCGTTCATTCGTTTGATCTTTCCAAGTGCACATCTGCTTTACTTATAAAAGCTAcgtttcatttttttttgcttagTTCTATAACCTATCactattatttcttttttacttaGTTTCTTGTTCTTGCACCAATCACATTAGAACAAACAAACGGTTAATTGGGATAAAAGGCTTCTTGAAGGAATCCGATTTTTATAGTGGTTTGAATTCAAGTacttattttcatttttcttttgtttgaGCTTCGCATATTCAGCTTTAAGAACAGAGTAAAACCGAATATAGGGAACACATCGAGGCATATACAAAATCATGTTAAAGCGTTCGACCGCTTCGATTGCAGCCATTTTGCTGTACGCTGTGCTTCTCCTAGTGCTTCCATTCACAGGTGGAAAGTCACTTGTCAGTGCAGATAAAGAGGCAGAAGATTACGGAACAGTGATT
It includes:
- a CDS encoding uncharacterized protein (BUSCO:EOG09260WCZ) produces the protein MEDTKFKNTEGLPSIEENGRPISFSSDHNDANNDIALGNSTEIEEPSAYGSASSFDSPSVSLNGDIILTDARSTASLKTNSNIHHTRKVSDASFSLLTPTISTSNYNNSSVSLGINNLSATSVSPLGQNSIYELIENAQYRSKATSTGYLTTMSSPSQINIRGPTTRDIPAIKLSKITKVKDQQFQPYLNTVSDSFKQFESHKTLTKSTLEAYMAQLNREDRRKGLSQNAKTRKREITSSINSSTMTGGSTNETATFLADNINHPKHKYTKMEDTFGMDALDSAELTSNSLEKVPEIFFSNDFRLDDPRVFNEVIGNKKILQETIDYNGEGEQKSVVDNNVLQERFSSYLDIIEIHLIHEISKSSGSFFSALGDLRKISESSNKLTEKLNTIDHKLSSLGDEKVFPMIDILQMVRKRNNIARLEQSLLQLSTIMHQADMAESSYFNANYEKVLEITEAVYALIKGDKTNKIVFELTKSWNYDLINMDSLKALFPLKRLLSNLISDTGKSFAKLFCDYLIDDLRRVYENSSITEVTERMAGSLNHDGGNTFRKKTSGTKGNYQKVDSDFKNGLEKYIRGLIRCGEITSAYRTYEDHFLTEMKTIIRSFLSPEKMENIGNSGTSISGLSGDSRTTTSKLQRGHSLGAMIRALTPKEFEDMLLGIYTQISEALRRLTIHQKLLLEIALDSISDITVGNTSNELQPDSIVQLDITDAITSAIEISQRRMAKIMNARELQNSCVTLDYFLRLYSLNTMFLGECELISGGRLVNPVLQDIIRVQFQKFYSQYHHASMKILSGKVEKEIWRECSLPKYLQILTNQEVSAGKDDFDEYVWMGPMNLEFGNADDKNDNNTDGASSEGRKTLTIGEESFIVPNVVGSILEMLQHYEIIKMQFHYVDCGCIIELLKLLNLKIHQSVLGAQATRTAGLRNITSRHLAVTSQLLGFLSELIPHIRSLFERLSKADTVSSLVGKFNDVQKMLISHRTEIFNKLISIMVDRLVAEKSDIQQINWTHPLPMQKVHYYMEGLVSKTLTIARILQRYLPEDQYTHILSQIFDKYKNVLTDIYSGIRLKDSVEKAVIMRDIDYFREKLADVSGYSNSGQIIWENVNAMITEEDGHVIQPDHLPKSDAIGISSSVKKSVDQPSTKLDEKSLEKVSGKEDTNSKIEKEAKFVRTEVMVETKSKDESKDEANESSYSDNSSQKVMSSDENHKPVNEDAELKNSLNAHNKEENEIKEEKMHKEDATEKDEKTPEHRKDGVRGEGNNLSQVLTTSETSTRNTEKDILSTEGQTEFKKHIQEKEDNGLVNADINTEALEHNARKDDEQDNTRSDTQSNLYEDKADVQKKQVKEGTQKDHPEKDNAENILKTQAYKKSSATGQNHIDGIGLDAKHPDKILSTNTDDNGNANLEKKEENEEDTPPLNNENSNTGGRKKTNGKKNRKARRGNGGRRKKNK
- the DRS1 gene encoding nucleolar DEAD-box protein required for synthesis of 60S ribosomal subunit, giving the protein MAKSINNKFKNLDFIPTISDSETEDIPDLDEEDEVSKNTEEKAKVIEAESTSLSGSNSKKGKSNTSTKDDENMMNPDFVFDMGDDLDTEGFQGWNFTAEEKEESFQKRKDVDLDGIIKRKGGLSGKLQISDEPDKESKDANDDNIEKNSSGKDIEENKGATTNSSLSDDDGGNDDDDDDNDDDDDDDDDNDDDELALDGFGMGVGEKVSNNDTVDKSGKEDITVKNDFIKEKLDDIDTKIDSKNQSQNDDDSKSEGVEENEDEDEDEEEKQVDSAEAIERFYDNKVGEEAKKSLFKDFQSLNLSRPVLKGLSTLGYTRPTPVQSAAIPIALMGKDVVAGAQTGSGKTAAYLIPIIERLLYKPAHVASTRVVIMAPTRELAIQVADVARRISQFVSGITIGMAVGGLSLRKQELELKKRPDIVIATPGRFIDHVRNSPSFSVDNVEIMVLDEADRMLEEGFHAEITEILQLLPQKRQTMLFSATMNSNISDLIQLSLQKPARIMIDPPKAAASGLLQEFVRIRKRDGLKSALLYDVLAKLDSNNQSRIIVFVATKTLAHRLRIVMGLLGLKVSELHGALSQEQRLDSITAFKKLTVPILICTDLASRGLDIPKIEVVINYDMPKNHEIYLHRVGRTARAGRDGKSISFVGESKRERHIVKESIKQIESSHTGKAVSRKVDWAEVSKINSIIETKKDDVDDVLSEEKAEKELLQAEMELKKGENMLKYKDEIEARPKRTWFQTEQEKKHDKVVSALGKIKKGPNSRKRKVEETANLGKARSYKKTRKDRMDDQSGRRKRKEITEKKHKKRARMAYKRKQKQAQN